In the Hordeum vulgare subsp. vulgare chromosome 7H, MorexV3_pseudomolecules_assembly, whole genome shotgun sequence genome, one interval contains:
- the LOC123407109 gene encoding GDSL esterase/lipase At3g09930-like: MKLMPTVFCLLLVVLALDAAGVDARGTPSNNQWTSMFVFGDGFVDNGNIPQANTWRQWTYPYGSYLNSRGSATPVPTGRLSNYWIQSDFIARILGLHEAPPSYRLTPRLSCDSSGMTFAFGGAGVYEVPDKKVPTLATQVNAFARLLDAGVISRQQLRSSVALVSISGSDYMTGADVENAFLSSFDDIDSYIGNVTTEIAKNVGRLQRLGVRKVLVNNLHPIGCTPLRTSSNNYTACDLLANYAATVHNNNIEQLMGNKNNAHILDLYTAFTDIVNHAPGEGSERSDNFNRKLTPCCEASSELGYCGQVSASGERLYELCKNPDKTFYWDETYPTTAGWEAVTEALEEPLREFLDRDYVP, translated from the exons ATGAAGCTCATGCCGACCGTCTTCTGCCTTCTCCTCGTCGTCCTTGCATTGGATG CGGCTGGTGTGGATGCACGAGGCACACCTTCAAACAACCAATGGACCAGCATGTTCGTTTTCGGCGACGGCTTCGTCGACAACGGCAACATCCCACAGGCCAACACATGGCGTCAATGGACCTATCCCTACGGCTCCTATCTAAACTCCCGTGGATCTGCGACTCCTGTTCCAACTGGACGCCTTTCCAACTATTGGATTCAATCTGACTTCATCG CGAGGATCTTGGGCCTCCATGAAGCCCCTCCATCATACAGGCTCACGCCACGCCTATCTTGTGATTCatccggcatgacctttgctttcGGCGGCGCTGGCGTCTACGAGGTGCCCGACAAGAAGGTGCCGACCCTTGCCACACAGGTCAATGCTTTTGCGAGGCTACTCGATGCCGGGGTCATCTCAAGACAACAGCTTCGCAGCTCCGTCGCTCTCGTCTCCATCTCCGGCAGTGACTACATGACTGGTGCCGACGTTGAGAATGCCTTCTTGAGTAGCTTCGATGAT ATCGATAGTTATATTGGGAATGTGACGACCGAGATTGCCAAGAACGTGGGGAGGCTTCAGAGGCTAGGTGTGAGAAAGGTACTGGTTAACAACTTGCATCCCATTGGCTGCACGCCTTTGCGGACCAGTTCGAACAACTACACGGCATGCGATCTTCTGGCCAACTATgcggcaactgtgcacaacaacaatATAGAACAACTGATGGGCAACAAGAATAATGCCCACATATTGGACCTCTACACTGCCTTTACCGACATCGTCAATCATGCCCCCG GTGAAGGGTCGGAGCGGTCAGACAATTTCAACCGCAAGCTGACGCCTTGCTGCGAAGCTTCCAGTGAGCTGGGGTATTGTGGACAGGTTAGCGCTTCAGGGGAGCGCCTCTACGAGCTATGCAAGAATCCTGACAAGACATTCTACTGGGACGAGACTTACCCGACAACCGCTGGTTGGGAAGCTGTTACAGAGGCGCTAGAAGAACCTTTGAGGGAGTTCTTAGACAGGGATTATGTTCCATGA